One window of the Thermodesulfomicrobium sp. WS genome contains the following:
- a CDS encoding radical SAM protein — MNHVFPARVLVEVTTRCNLACPSCVKHTQGWDLPEAHMAPEVFAALRPVIAQCQSLVLSGIGEPLLHPLLVEWVAQAKAWNPRVRVGFQSNGMLLTQKLARELVAAGLDQVAFSVDAQENALLGALRPGATVEGIAQAFVHMRSAARSLGRQVRLGVELVLSQSNLALVADVVDWCGQQGVDFVILSHLIPYRKEDAAQSLHTVISQRALEFARTALAAFVDQGLDVRRLDQAYYHPFPGPKERQLVAAVRSMLAAAQKAGVEIPLGRVVRALEPEAVAQRSAVLRAFEQVQWVAARYGMAVELPATVMQEPGVCPFVATPTLAVAQDGALSPCHFVWHSAMVYPEGQAVAVTRRILGRLPADEPVAVWNSPQARLFRQQAQGNFARCFDCNVVPCNFVDGSVGPFAADCYGAEVPCGVCPWVGGGFACLG; from the coding sequence TTGAACCACGTATTCCCGGCACGGGTACTGGTGGAAGTGACCACCCGGTGCAATTTGGCCTGTCCATCCTGTGTCAAACATACCCAGGGCTGGGACCTCCCGGAGGCCCATATGGCGCCGGAGGTGTTCGCGGCCCTGCGTCCTGTGATTGCCCAGTGCCAGAGCCTCGTGCTCTCGGGCATTGGTGAGCCGCTGCTGCATCCGCTCCTGGTAGAGTGGGTGGCCCAGGCCAAGGCGTGGAACCCCCGGGTGCGGGTGGGGTTTCAGTCCAACGGCATGCTGCTGACCCAAAAGCTGGCGCGGGAGCTGGTGGCAGCAGGCCTGGATCAGGTGGCCTTTTCCGTGGACGCCCAGGAGAACGCGCTTCTGGGGGCGCTGCGGCCTGGGGCCACGGTGGAGGGGATTGCCCAGGCCTTTGTCCATATGCGTTCGGCAGCCCGAAGCCTTGGCCGGCAGGTGCGCCTCGGGGTGGAGCTCGTGCTTTCCCAAAGCAATCTCGCCCTCGTGGCGGACGTCGTGGACTGGTGCGGCCAGCAGGGTGTGGATTTTGTGATCCTCTCCCACCTCATCCCCTACCGCAAGGAAGATGCGGCGCAGAGTCTGCACACCGTCATTTCCCAGCGCGCATTGGAGTTTGCCCGCACGGCGCTGGCAGCGTTTGTGGACCAGGGGCTCGATGTGCGACGTCTGGACCAGGCGTACTACCATCCCTTTCCTGGCCCCAAGGAGCGGCAGCTGGTGGCCGCAGTGCGGTCGATGCTTGCCGCGGCCCAAAAGGCCGGGGTGGAAATCCCTTTGGGCCGGGTGGTGCGCGCCTTGGAGCCCGAGGCCGTGGCCCAGCGAAGCGCGGTCCTTCGCGCCTTCGAACAGGTGCAGTGGGTGGCGGCACGCTATGGCATGGCAGTGGAGCTCCCCGCAACGGTCATGCAAGAGCCCGGGGTCTGTCCGTTCGTGGCGACTCCGACCCTGGCCGTGGCCCAAGACGGGGCGCTCAGCCCGTGCCATTTTGTGTGGCACAGCGCTATGGTGTATCCGGAGGGGCAGGCGGTTGCCGTAACACGGCGCATCCTGGGGCGCCTCCCGGCAGATGAACCGGTGGCGGTGTGGAATAGTCCGCAGGCGCGACTCTTCCGCCAGCAGGCGCAAGGGAACTTTGCTCGGTGTTTCGACTGCAATGTCGTGCCCTGCAACTTCGTGGATGGCAGCGTGGGGCCGTTTGCTGCGGATTGCTACGGCGCCGAGGTGCCGTGCGGGGTGTGCCCGTGGGTGGGCGGCGGCTTTGCGTGCCTGGGTTAG
- the asnB gene encoding asparagine synthase (glutamine-hydrolyzing) produces MCGIAGLLTNAPRQKREIQALLSAMAQRMAHRGPDGEGVFADAHCGLASRRLAIIDIPGGSQPMVHAPTGAVLVFNGEIYNYQELRAELAALGHTFATRSDTEVLLAALMTWGKDAVVRLHGMFAFALWEPQRRTLTLGRDRLGKKPLVMAQVPDGLVFASEIKSLLVHPQVPRSLDPTALAQAMDYGFAVPPRTFMRAVTQLPPGHWCTVCADDAPVRLRPQRYWHLPEDLDPPASRAEAAAQLTHLLSESVVQRLHADVPVACYLSGGIDSSAVAALTARHSTAPVQTISITFAEHHSDESPFARMVSRHTGTQHHEFRCHLEPEDLPRLIWHLEAPLVTLLHLPLYLLARTARELGFRVVLCGDGSDEVLAGYDYFKFLKLLPFIERAPQRRLPLLCRVLPPGTDRGALPSWYAHLKAAPCRHPSLPYRFQAFRFASALMSDSTLAAMAAKAHERSEEIPAVPPARSLVDQALFLEAHMRLPGLTLLLGDTMSMAHGVELRSPFLDHRLVEWAFRIPAHWKLRGLTEKALLKSAMAPILPAAICQRRKQPLAAPAPWFVRTFREMIGDILAPATVRRLDYFRPQFLEAALARFDAGGEDTAGILVVAFFLHLFHEQFLNSATA; encoded by the coding sequence GTGTGCGGCATCGCGGGACTGCTGACCAACGCCCCGCGCCAAAAGCGGGAAATCCAGGCCCTGCTTTCCGCCATGGCCCAGCGCATGGCGCACCGCGGCCCGGACGGCGAAGGCGTTTTTGCCGACGCCCATTGCGGTTTGGCCTCGCGGCGCCTGGCCATCATCGATATCCCGGGCGGCAGCCAGCCCATGGTCCATGCGCCCACCGGGGCGGTTCTCGTCTTCAACGGTGAGATCTACAACTATCAGGAACTGCGCGCCGAGCTCGCGGCCCTAGGGCACACCTTTGCCACACGCTCGGATACCGAGGTGCTGCTTGCGGCCCTCATGACGTGGGGAAAAGACGCCGTGGTGCGCCTGCACGGGATGTTTGCCTTCGCCCTCTGGGAGCCGCAGCGCCGCACCCTTACCCTGGGCCGGGATCGGCTCGGCAAAAAACCCCTGGTCATGGCGCAGGTCCCCGACGGCCTGGTGTTCGCCTCGGAGATCAAATCCCTCCTGGTCCATCCCCAGGTGCCCCGGAGCCTGGACCCCACCGCCCTGGCCCAGGCCATGGATTACGGGTTTGCCGTGCCGCCCCGTACCTTCATGCGCGCCGTCACCCAACTGCCCCCTGGGCATTGGTGCACGGTTTGCGCAGACGACGCCCCCGTGCGCCTGCGTCCGCAGCGCTACTGGCACCTCCCCGAAGATCTCGATCCTCCGGCCAGCCGCGCCGAAGCCGCAGCCCAGCTCACCCACCTCCTCTCCGAGAGCGTGGTCCAGCGCCTGCATGCCGACGTGCCCGTGGCCTGCTACCTCTCCGGCGGCATCGACTCCAGCGCCGTGGCTGCCCTCACCGCACGGCACAGCACGGCCCCGGTACAGACCATCTCCATCACCTTTGCCGAGCACCACAGCGACGAATCCCCCTTTGCCCGCATGGTGAGCCGCCACACAGGCACCCAGCACCACGAATTCCGCTGCCACCTGGAGCCCGAGGACCTGCCGCGCCTCATTTGGCACTTGGAAGCCCCGCTGGTGACGCTGCTCCACCTGCCGCTCTATCTGCTCGCACGCACGGCCCGGGAGTTGGGTTTTCGGGTGGTCCTTTGCGGCGATGGCTCCGACGAGGTGCTTGCCGGCTACGATTATTTCAAGTTCTTGAAACTCCTGCCCTTCATCGAGCGGGCACCCCAACGCCGCCTGCCCCTGCTCTGCCGCGTGCTCCCGCCAGGCACGGACCGCGGCGCACTCCCCAGTTGGTACGCCCACCTCAAGGCCGCGCCCTGCCGCCACCCGAGCCTGCCCTACCGCTTTCAGGCCTTCCGTTTTGCCTCGGCCCTCATGAGCGATTCCACCCTGGCGGCCATGGCCGCCAAGGCCCACGAACGCAGCGAAGAAATCCCTGCAGTGCCGCCTGCGCGCAGCCTCGTGGATCAGGCGCTGTTTCTCGAGGCCCACATGCGTCTGCCCGGACTCACCCTGCTCTTGGGAGACACCATGAGCATGGCCCATGGGGTGGAGCTGCGCTCGCCGTTCTTGGATCACCGCTTGGTGGAATGGGCCTTTCGGATCCCTGCCCATTGGAAGCTCAGGGGCCTCACCGAAAAGGCCCTGCTCAAGAGCGCCATGGCCCCGATCCTTCCTGCCGCCATCTGCCAGCGCCGCAAGCAGCCCCTCGCCGCGCCCGCGCCCTGGTTTGTGCGCACGTTCCGAGAGATGATCGGCGACATCCTCGCCCCGGCCACGGTGCGGCGCCTCGACTACTTCCGCCCGCAATTTCTGGAGGCCGCCCTAGCGCGCTTCGACGCCGGCGGCGAGGACACCGCAGGCATCCTCGTGGTGGCCTTCTTCCTCCATCTCTTTCACGAGCAGTTCCTCAACAGCGCCACCGCCTAA
- a CDS encoding PLP-dependent aminotransferase family protein, translated as MRGCKYLELAEALVAARESRAGGVGERLPSVRTLRARYGVSINTVLAAYGELEARGLVEARPRSGYFWRLAPSSLPPRPPELELRPREMTKGTLIARVLASVGSAHLVPLGINCPAPEFLPGRALGRIAGQLVRQQGADHVGYAPVEGLWALREQIAVRAAAAGCRVSPGEVLVTSGAMEALYVALRAVLRPGDTALIAAPSYFCFQQLLENLGVRAVEIPSSPEHGVRPQDVRRAVEQISIRACILTPNFNNPDGSLTPDAAKAEIVDILAARGIPLIEDDVAGDLHLAPRRPPLAKAFDRQGMVLTCSSFSKTLCPGYRIGWVLPGRWFAEALAVKATTNVSSATLPQMVVAAYLRQGRYDRHVRRLRSRIARSMEAMAAAVARHFPPGTRQTRPQGGGVVWIELPRSVDAVELFFRAREQGIGIAPGTIFSLHGQLDHFVRLNAAVPWTSQVEDAVATLGRLAAGMAA; from the coding sequence ATGCGCGGGTGCAAATATTTGGAACTGGCCGAAGCCTTGGTGGCGGCGCGGGAGTCTCGTGCGGGCGGTGTCGGGGAGCGCCTGCCTTCGGTGCGCACGCTGCGGGCCCGGTATGGGGTGTCCATCAATACCGTGCTCGCCGCATATGGCGAACTGGAGGCCCGGGGGCTGGTGGAAGCCCGCCCCCGCTCGGGGTATTTTTGGCGTCTGGCGCCGTCGTCCTTGCCGCCGCGGCCGCCGGAGCTGGAGCTGCGGCCCCGGGAGATGACCAAGGGCACTCTCATTGCCCGGGTGCTGGCCAGCGTGGGCAGCGCCCATCTCGTCCCTTTGGGCATCAACTGTCCGGCACCGGAGTTTTTGCCAGGCCGGGCCTTGGGGCGGATCGCGGGACAGCTCGTGCGGCAGCAGGGCGCGGATCATGTGGGTTATGCGCCGGTGGAGGGGCTGTGGGCCTTGCGGGAGCAGATCGCCGTGCGGGCGGCAGCGGCCGGCTGTCGGGTGTCTCCAGGAGAGGTGCTCGTAACCTCCGGCGCCATGGAGGCCCTGTACGTGGCCTTGCGCGCGGTGCTGCGGCCGGGGGACACGGCCCTCATCGCCGCGCCGTCGTATTTTTGTTTCCAGCAGTTGCTGGAAAATCTCGGGGTCCGGGCCGTGGAGATCCCCTCGTCCCCGGAGCATGGCGTCCGGCCGCAGGATGTGCGCCGGGCGGTGGAGCAGATCTCCATTCGCGCATGCATCCTGACGCCCAACTTCAACAATCCCGACGGGAGTCTCACGCCCGACGCCGCCAAGGCCGAGATCGTGGACATCCTCGCTGCGCGCGGTATCCCGCTCATCGAAGACGACGTGGCCGGCGATCTCCACCTGGCCCCGCGGCGGCCGCCCCTGGCCAAGGCCTTTGACCGTCAAGGCATGGTGCTTACCTGCTCCTCGTTTTCCAAGACCTTGTGCCCGGGCTACCGCATTGGTTGGGTGCTGCCGGGGCGGTGGTTTGCCGAGGCCCTGGCGGTGAAGGCGACCACCAATGTGAGCTCCGCCACCCTGCCGCAGATGGTGGTGGCGGCGTACCTGCGCCAGGGCAGATACGACCGCCACGTGCGGCGCTTGCGCTCCCGCATCGCCCGGAGCATGGAGGCCATGGCCGCTGCCGTGGCGCGGCATTTCCCGCCAGGCACGCGCCAGACGCGGCCGCAAGGCGGGGGCGTGGTATGGATCGAACTCCCCAGGTCCGTGGACGCCGTGGAGCTTTTCTTTCGCGCCCGGGAGCAGGGGATCGGCATTGCGCCTGGCACGATTTTTTCTCTCCACGGGCAGTTGGATCATTTTGTCCGTCTCAACGCGGCAGTGCCGTGGACTTCGCAGGTCGAAGATGCGGTGGCCACCTTGGGGCGTTTGGCCGCGGGCATGGCGGCATAA
- a CDS encoding PLP-dependent aminotransferase family protein: protein MAAVQRELQRGVRLFYTIPNFHNPTGISADASTRQELARLMTEYPQTLLVEDDPYGELRFRGPEIPPIFAATHGASIHLGSFSKILAPGLRVGWMAGPPEIIRAAATAKQAADLHTSTVCQAVILQLLEDGFPLPAHIQRVCAHYGERAQAMIHALRHAAPQGTRFTEPEGGMFLWLSLPPQGPTSMELFHAAMEKNIAFVPGAPFFLDGGGAHAARLNFTAASSERIRQGILRLCQCLADLLQAHSKAPAGAERRQHPQP from the coding sequence GTGGCAGCTGTCCAGCGCGAACTGCAACGGGGGGTCCGCCTATTCTATACCATTCCCAATTTCCACAACCCCACCGGCATCAGTGCAGACGCCTCCACCCGCCAGGAGCTCGCCCGGCTCATGACCGAGTACCCCCAAACCCTCCTCGTGGAGGACGACCCCTACGGCGAGCTGCGCTTCCGCGGCCCCGAAATCCCACCCATCTTCGCCGCCACCCACGGGGCAAGCATCCACTTGGGGTCTTTTTCCAAGATCCTCGCCCCAGGGCTGCGCGTGGGCTGGATGGCCGGGCCGCCGGAAATCATCCGCGCCGCGGCCACAGCCAAACAAGCGGCAGACCTGCACACCTCCACGGTGTGTCAGGCCGTCATCCTCCAACTCCTCGAAGACGGTTTTCCCTTACCGGCCCATATCCAGCGCGTCTGCGCGCACTACGGCGAGCGCGCTCAGGCCATGATCCACGCCTTGCGACACGCCGCCCCTCAGGGAACGCGCTTCACGGAGCCCGAAGGCGGCATGTTCCTGTGGCTGTCGCTTCCCCCGCAAGGCCCTACCAGCATGGAGCTCTTCCACGCCGCCATGGAAAAAAACATCGCCTTCGTGCCCGGAGCCCCCTTCTTTCTCGACGGCGGCGGCGCGCATGCGGCACGCCTCAACTTCACCGCAGCATCCTCCGAGCGCATCCGTCAAGGCATCCTGCGCCTCTGCCAATGTCTTGCCGACTTGCTGCAAGCCCACAGCAAGGCCCCGGCAGGGGCAGAACGGCGCCAGCACCCGCAGCCCTGA
- a CDS encoding AzlD domain-containing protein, with product METLAVIFAMTMVTYLPRALPLLLCARRTVPDPLARWLGFVPPAVLAALLAQSVLCVGPSVDMSMENLFLWASVPTALVRWKTRSFAATVAAGILTVALLRAALP from the coding sequence ATGGAAACGCTCGCCGTCATCTTTGCCATGACCATGGTGACCTACCTTCCCCGCGCCCTGCCGCTGCTTCTGTGCGCCCGACGTACTGTGCCCGATCCCTTGGCCCGCTGGCTCGGATTCGTACCGCCGGCGGTCCTGGCCGCCCTGCTTGCCCAAAGTGTCCTCTGCGTCGGCCCCAGCGTGGACATGAGCATGGAAAATCTTTTTCTCTGGGCAAGTGTGCCCACGGCTCTGGTGCGCTGGAAGACCCGAAGCTTCGCCGCCACTGTGGCCGCAGGCATCCTCACCGTGGCCCTGCTGCGGGCCGCCCTCCCCTAA
- a CDS encoding efflux RND transporter periplasmic adaptor subunit produces the protein MPLFVIFLLLATACSQGPAAPPAPASVTAPVHLLAAVHASRVRAIAAQIQAQGRMELASKVSGTVRQVLVAEGAPVQSGQPILIIDDADLAARKRSQDQAARQAEALAAAARLRATRAKETLTRLNRVLAQDGVSQEEVDQARAQHQSLAQEAQAQEALAQSLVAAAQETEAIRAQSVVRAPKAGVLTQRMVDAGAFVRAGEILAVVEDQRLGLEVEALVDERLAPTLAVGQTLRVIVPALDATPRPVRVTASIPTVEGTMFRVKTTLPEGISARSGMFARLLVPGDARDILLVPRAAIQWRGGLPTAFVVDATDTIRLRVLRLGDFFHLENELLIPTAPEAPDALAEVVAGLHAGERVLVSAPETTREGMHWSAP, from the coding sequence GTGCCCCTTTTCGTGATCTTCCTGCTTCTTGCCACCGCGTGCAGCCAAGGGCCTGCAGCGCCCCCAGCGCCAGCTTCCGTAACGGCTCCGGTACACCTCCTGGCTGCGGTGCACGCCTCCCGCGTGCGGGCCATCGCTGCGCAGATCCAGGCCCAAGGCCGCATGGAGCTCGCGAGCAAGGTGAGCGGCACGGTGCGCCAAGTCCTGGTGGCCGAAGGAGCGCCGGTGCAATCCGGACAGCCCATCCTCATCATCGACGACGCAGACCTCGCGGCCCGCAAGCGTTCCCAGGATCAGGCCGCGCGCCAGGCCGAAGCCCTGGCCGCTGCAGCCCGGCTGCGCGCCACCCGGGCCAAGGAGACCCTCACGCGCCTGAACCGGGTCCTGGCCCAAGACGGCGTATCCCAGGAAGAGGTGGATCAAGCCCGGGCCCAGCACCAATCCCTCGCCCAGGAAGCCCAGGCCCAAGAGGCCCTGGCACAAAGCCTCGTTGCCGCTGCTCAGGAGACGGAAGCCATCCGCGCCCAGTCCGTGGTCCGCGCCCCGAAGGCCGGCGTGCTCACCCAGCGCATGGTGGATGCCGGGGCCTTTGTGCGCGCCGGCGAGATCCTCGCCGTGGTGGAAGATCAGCGCCTTGGCCTGGAAGTGGAGGCCCTGGTGGACGAACGCCTGGCGCCGACGTTGGCGGTGGGGCAAACCCTTCGGGTGATCGTCCCGGCCCTGGACGCCACGCCGCGCCCCGTACGGGTCACCGCCAGCATCCCGACGGTGGAGGGAACCATGTTCCGGGTCAAGACCACGCTCCCGGAAGGGATTTCGGCCAGGTCCGGGATGTTCGCCCGGCTGCTCGTCCCTGGGGACGCACGCGACATCCTGCTGGTACCGCGGGCGGCCATCCAATGGCGCGGCGGACTTCCCACCGCCTTCGTCGTGGATGCCACGGACACCATCCGACTGCGGGTGCTGCGTCTCGGCGATTTCTTCCATCTGGAAAACGAACTGCTCATTCCAACCGCCCCAGAAGCCCCCGACGCCCTGGCGGAGGTGGTGGCGGGGCTGCACGCTGGTGAGCGTGTCCTCGTGAGCGCCCCGGAAACCACCCGCGAAGGCATGCACTGGAGCGCCCCATGA
- a CDS encoding AzlC family ABC transporter permease, giving the protein MEYQQRPQWGQALRQVAPIVLGYVPVGFAYGVLARQAGLDPAAAILMSVLVFAGSAQFIAISLISTGASLATIAATTFVVNLRHALMAAALAPYLRSWSWARLAAFAAQLTDETFALHAHRFAQSARGAAETLTINGIAHTAWCLGSALGAVAGGLVHDVRPWGLDFALPAMFLALLGAQLGSAAHILAATSAALLTVLLHAWGVSQSVILIATITAATVALGVDTWKRSPSSLP; this is encoded by the coding sequence ATGGAGTATCAGCAACGTCCCCAATGGGGCCAGGCCCTGCGCCAGGTGGCCCCCATCGTCCTCGGCTACGTGCCCGTGGGCTTCGCCTACGGAGTGCTGGCCCGCCAAGCGGGGCTGGATCCCGCGGCCGCCATCCTCATGTCGGTATTGGTGTTTGCAGGCTCGGCCCAATTCATCGCCATCAGTCTCATCAGCACTGGGGCATCGCTGGCGACCATCGCGGCCACCACCTTTGTGGTGAACCTCCGCCATGCCCTCATGGCTGCGGCCTTGGCCCCGTACCTGCGCTCCTGGAGCTGGGCACGTCTGGCGGCCTTTGCCGCACAGCTCACGGACGAGACCTTTGCCCTGCACGCCCACCGCTTTGCCCAGAGTGCGCGCGGCGCAGCGGAAACGCTGACCATCAATGGGATCGCACACACCGCCTGGTGCCTGGGCTCCGCCCTGGGGGCCGTGGCCGGCGGGCTTGTCCACGACGTGCGGCCGTGGGGCCTCGACTTCGCCCTGCCGGCCATGTTTCTCGCCTTGCTCGGCGCGCAACTGGGTTCGGCCGCCCACATCCTGGCAGCAACCAGCGCCGCGCTGCTCACCGTCCTCCTGCACGCCTGGGGCGTGTCCCAGTCCGTGATCCTCATCGCCACCATCACCGCCGCCACCGTGGCCCTTGGAGTCGATACATGGAAACGCTCGCCGTCATCTTTGCCATGA
- the fliS gene encoding flagellar export chaperone FliS, giving the protein MQRAALAYRQTQVTTATPGHIVVMLFESAITALQQAKTKMLEKDYATKGILISQALDIIAELDGSLNKEKGGELAQNLHSLYTYCTWQLVNANIQMNPALLDEVAGILETLRSAFAEIVKEPK; this is encoded by the coding sequence ATGCAACGAGCAGCCCTCGCCTACCGCCAGACCCAAGTGACCACCGCCACCCCGGGCCACATCGTGGTGATGCTCTTCGAAAGCGCCATCACCGCATTGCAGCAAGCCAAGACCAAGATGCTGGAAAAGGATTACGCCACCAAAGGTATCCTCATCTCCCAGGCGCTCGACATCATCGCGGAATTGGACGGCTCTCTGAACAAAGAAAAAGGCGGCGAACTGGCGCAAAACCTCCACAGCCTCTACACCTATTGCACCTGGCAATTGGTGAACGCCAATATCCAGATGAATCCCGCCCTGCTGGATGAAGTCGCGGGGATCCTCGAAACCCTGCGCTCGGCCTTTGCAGAAATCGTCAAGGAACCCAAATAG
- the fliD gene encoding flagellar filament capping protein FliD produces the protein MAETTTSTNLLSGAIRFTGLGSGTDFDSMVTKLVDTERIHQRRLEAWKATWEKKTQAFQELNSALLTLRTTLSGMDSLDEFLAKKTVSSNPTALTATASSSAESGVHTVEVVGLAATDTLMGTAVFSAPSADITGGVARTLTLVVGSTQMTVNVAAGTTLKQLADMINAHSQNQNLVRAALINDGSGYRLQLRGMELGAGNDILIDDGLTTVPGFSSGDFVQTQNAANAQLRVDGWPVTPAPTATILRASTGLAAPTDPLSGTPGGFKFAAGGTLYTVSLGAGATLQDLVDGINALGSGVAASLVMESGTQVLVLTGTPGAANTVRVVDYPGTTLAGLGTSAFTQTQGATDGYLERASNSISDVIPGITMNLVQAGQTTTLTTATDVSAVVDKVKTFVDEVNTVLTKIQEQTKVTTVGSQTTGSLLTGNYGLQMIQQRIKNILASKGLGFDRDLDPVTSLGSVGITTDTSQGSPTFGLLVFDEAALRAALNTDPQAVAKLFAADSVPSTKEMIEDPLNPGHSVAAASPHFQFSSLVRGVTQAGEFSVSYTVSGGSISASPPPTIAGYPASIDGTKITATGDDNPAKGLVIDVMDMTDGTYSGTIFIKNGKALELGDEVRRLTAPLEGPLKILEDNYQDIMDSIDKKIAFEERRLTQLERTLRNRFATLESVLGTYDQLSTMLGSQINSLPGKK, from the coding sequence ATGGCCGAAACCACCACAAGCACGAATCTCCTTTCCGGCGCCATCCGCTTTACGGGGCTGGGCTCAGGCACGGATTTCGACTCCATGGTCACCAAATTGGTGGATACGGAACGCATCCACCAGCGCCGCCTGGAGGCGTGGAAAGCCACGTGGGAAAAGAAAACCCAAGCCTTTCAAGAACTCAACAGCGCGCTGCTCACCCTGCGCACCACCCTGTCGGGCATGGATTCCTTGGACGAATTTCTGGCGAAAAAGACCGTGTCCTCCAACCCCACGGCCCTCACCGCCACAGCCAGCAGCAGCGCCGAATCCGGGGTACATACCGTGGAGGTGGTGGGACTCGCCGCCACGGACACCCTCATGGGCACGGCAGTTTTTTCCGCCCCCAGCGCGGACATCACCGGCGGCGTGGCCCGCACCCTGACCTTGGTGGTGGGCTCCACCCAAATGACCGTGAACGTGGCTGCAGGCACCACCCTGAAGCAGCTCGCGGACATGATCAACGCCCATTCCCAAAATCAGAATCTGGTGCGCGCTGCCCTCATCAACGATGGCAGCGGCTACCGCCTGCAGCTCAGGGGCATGGAGCTGGGCGCAGGCAACGACATCCTCATCGACGATGGCCTCACCACCGTGCCCGGCTTTTCCTCTGGAGACTTCGTCCAGACCCAAAACGCGGCCAACGCCCAGCTGCGGGTCGATGGCTGGCCGGTGACCCCTGCGCCCACCGCCACCATCCTGCGGGCATCCACAGGACTGGCCGCGCCAACGGACCCCCTCTCCGGTACCCCCGGAGGCTTCAAGTTCGCCGCCGGGGGCACACTCTATACCGTCTCCCTGGGTGCCGGCGCCACCCTCCAGGACCTGGTGGACGGCATCAACGCCTTGGGAAGCGGGGTTGCAGCCAGTCTTGTCATGGAATCCGGCACCCAGGTGCTCGTACTCACCGGAACCCCTGGAGCGGCCAATACGGTGCGGGTGGTGGATTATCCCGGCACCACCCTCGCCGGCCTCGGGACATCGGCCTTCACCCAAACCCAAGGGGCCACCGACGGCTACCTGGAGCGGGCGAGCAACTCCATCAGCGATGTCATCCCCGGCATTACCATGAACCTGGTGCAGGCCGGCCAAACCACCACCCTGACCACGGCCACGGACGTGTCCGCTGTCGTGGACAAGGTGAAGACCTTTGTGGACGAGGTGAATACCGTACTCACCAAAATCCAGGAACAAACCAAGGTGACCACCGTGGGCTCCCAAACCACGGGATCGCTGCTCACCGGCAACTACGGCCTGCAGATGATCCAGCAGCGCATCAAGAATATCCTCGCCTCCAAAGGTCTGGGCTTTGACCGCGACCTGGATCCGGTCACCTCCTTGGGCAGTGTGGGCATCACCACCGATACCTCCCAAGGCTCTCCCACCTTCGGTCTTTTGGTGTTCGACGAAGCCGCCCTGCGCGCGGCCCTCAACACCGACCCCCAGGCCGTGGCCAAGCTTTTTGCCGCAGACTCCGTGCCCAGCACCAAGGAGATGATCGAAGACCCTCTCAACCCCGGCCACTCCGTGGCCGCCGCCTCGCCCCACTTTCAATTCAGTTCCCTGGTGCGCGGCGTTACCCAAGCCGGCGAATTCTCCGTCTCCTACACCGTCTCCGGCGGGAGCATCAGCGCCAGCCCGCCCCCCACCATCGCTGGCTACCCCGCCTCCATCGACGGCACCAAGATCACGGCCACGGGTGACGACAACCCGGCCAAGGGTCTGGTCATCGATGTCATGGATATGACGGACGGCACCTACTCGGGCACCATCTTCATCAAAAACGGCAAGGCCCTGGAGCTTGGAGACGAAGTCCGCCGCCTGACCGCGCCCCTGGAAGGCCCCCTCAAGATCCTCGAAGACAACTACCAGGACATCATGGATAGCATCGACAAAAAGATCGCCTTCGAGGAGCGGCGGCTCACCCAATTGGAACGCACCCTCCGGAACCGCTTTGCGACCCTCGAATCGGTGCTCGGCACCTACGACCAGCTCTCCACCATGCTGGGTTCGCAAATCAACAGCCTGCCCGGCAAAAAATAG